From one Streptomyces sp. NBC_01478 genomic stretch:
- a CDS encoding class I SAM-dependent methyltransferase, which yields MTVVTSPPVDSPGRDHQDAYAVSAEFYDLLQAERDEARVRSLYRDDVGRARVGVVDVGAGTGCVTLMSLLESRVPVHAVEPARCMRTPLMTRLASLSAELTTRVTVHPYALDEAGLHGVADVAVCHNTVACLHPAARRALWPAVAEALVPTGVLLVQLPPARLPRHETTHALPIRTVGRHEYGGRMVTSADVDRIRARFEYWVRDDGRVLRRHDETFWMWPATRTEMIAELERGGFIPLPERSDPSVLAVRRTRP from the coding sequence GTGACCGTCGTGACCTCGCCGCCGGTCGACTCTCCCGGACGGGACCACCAGGACGCCTATGCGGTCAGTGCGGAGTTCTACGACCTGCTGCAGGCGGAGCGGGACGAGGCCCGGGTGCGCTCGCTCTACCGCGACGATGTCGGCAGGGCCCGGGTCGGTGTGGTCGACGTCGGCGCGGGCACCGGGTGTGTCACCCTGATGAGTCTCTTGGAGTCACGCGTTCCCGTGCACGCGGTGGAGCCCGCCCGGTGCATGCGCACCCCGCTGATGACGCGACTGGCGTCCCTGAGCGCGGAGTTGACGACGCGGGTGACCGTGCACCCGTACGCGCTCGACGAGGCGGGGCTGCACGGGGTCGCGGACGTGGCCGTGTGCCACAACACCGTCGCCTGTCTCCATCCGGCGGCGCGCCGTGCGCTGTGGCCCGCCGTCGCCGAGGCGCTGGTGCCCACTGGGGTGCTGCTCGTCCAGCTCCCGCCGGCTCGCCTCCCACGTCACGAGACCACCCATGCGTTGCCGATCCGGACGGTCGGCCGGCACGAGTACGGGGGACGCATGGTGACGTCCGCCGACGTCGACAGGATCCGGGCACGGTTCGAGTACTGGGTGCGCGACGACGGGCGGGTGCTGCGCCGGCACGACGAGACGTTCTGGATGTGGCCGGCCACCCGTACGGAGATGATCGCGGAACTGGAGAGAGGCGGTTTCATCCCGCTGCCCGAACGGTCGGACCCTTCCGTCCTGGCTGTACGACGCACACGGCCATGA